One window of Dermochelys coriacea isolate rDerCor1 chromosome 22, rDerCor1.pri.v4, whole genome shotgun sequence genomic DNA carries:
- the LOC119846764 gene encoding histone H4 transcription factor yields the protein MPPGKAGNKEKLVLQCEWEMCAYVASKMEEFCDHVSEHLQLHLRGEHRDEMNPLEEYTCLWQECGFCSPESSADLVRHVYFHCYHTKLKQWGLQALQSQSDVTHCQLDFQSRNIIPEIQENFLCLWEYCERSFDNPEWFYRHVEDHSFCSEYKAAGKENHVVFCGWKDCDCTFKGRCKLREHLRSHTQEKVVACPTCGGMFSNNTKFFDHIRRQTALDQQRFQCSHCSKRFATERLLRDHMRNHVNHYKCPLCDMTCPLPSSLRNHIRFRHSEERPFKCDYCDYSCKNLIDLRKHLDTHSKEPAYRCEFEACSFTARSLCSIKLHYRKVHEGDSEPRYKCHICDKCFTRGNNLTVHLRKKHQFKWPSGHPRFRYKEHEDGYMRLQLVRYESVELTEQLLKDREKQGELLDGTAECVMLTEGEGNLQGIILEPPAEASLEEANDMESQVAPLPPPAYAAANPDPAQQSTFPRAEASPDREPSAPLGPIIRVVNRTNERGENETVYYVMANAPSEEQAAVPGGLAGEPEENVMDRLQKTAEELGIQIM from the exons ATGCCTCCTGGGAAGGCCGGCAATAAGGAAAAGCTGGTGCTCCAGTGTGAGTGGGAGATGTGCGCCTATGTGGCTTCTAAGATGGAGGAGTTTTGTGATCATGTGTCGGAGCATTTGCAGCTGCATCTTCGTGGGGAACATAGGGATGAGATGAACCCTCTTG AAGAATACACCTGTCTGTGGCAGGAATGTGGCTTCTGCTCCCCAGAGAGCTCTGCAGACCTGGTCCGCCATGTTTACTTCCACTGTTACCACACTAAGCTgaagcagtgggggctgcaggccTTGCAGAGCCAGTCAGATGTGACCCACTGTCAGTTGGACTTCCAGAGCCGCAACATCATCCCTGAGATCCAGGAAAACTTCTTGTGTCTGTGGGAGTACTGTGAG AGATCTTTTGATAACCCTGAATGGTTCTACCGGCATGTGGAGGATCACAGCTTCTGTTCAGAATACAAGGCAGCTGGGAAGGAGAACCATGTGGTCTTTTGTGGCTGGAAAg ACTGTGACTGCACCTTCAAAGGGCGCTGTAAGCTGCGGGAACATCTGCGCAGCCACACACAGGAGAAGGTAGTGGCCTGTCCTACCTGTGGCGGGATGTTCTCCAACAACACCAAGTTCTTTGACCACATCCGCCGGCAGACCGCACTGGATC AGCAGAGGTTTCAGTGCTCCCACTGCTCCAAGAGGTTTGCTACCGAGAGGCTGCTGCGTGATCACATGAGGAACCATG TAAACCACTACAAGTGCCCCTTGTGCGACATGACCTGCCCACTACCCTCCTCTCTGCGCAATCACATCCGCTTCCGGCACAGCGAGGAGCGGCCTTTCAAGTGTGACTACTGTGACTACAG CTgtaaaaatctcattgacttgaGGAAGCACCTGGACACTCACAGCAAAGAGCCAGCCTATCGCTGCGAGTTCGAAGCCTGCAGCTTCACTGCGCGCTCCCTCTGCTCCATCAAGCTGCACTACAGGAAAGTCCACGAG GGTGACTCGGAACCCCGGTACAAGTGCCACATCTGTGACAAGTGCTTCACGCGTGGGAACAACCTCACCGTGCACCTAAGGAAGAAACACCAGTTCAAGTGGCCCTCGGGCCATCCTCGCTTCAG GTACAAGGAACACGAAGACGGCTACATGCGGCTGCAGCTAGTGCGCTACGAAAGCGTGGAGCTGACTGAGCAACTGCTGAAGGACCGGGAGAAGCAGGGCGAGTTGCTGGATGGCACGGCGGAGTGCGTGATGCTGACAGAGGGTGAGGGCAACTTGCAGGGGATCATCCTGGAGCCACCGGCAGAGGCCTCCCTGGAGGAGGCCAATGACATGGAATCACAGGTGGCCCCACTGCCACCACCGGCCTATGCTGCTGCCAACCCTGACCCAGCTCAGCAAAGCACCTTCCCGAGGGCTGAGGCCTCGCCAGACCGAGAGCCCAGTGCCCCGCTTGGCCCCATCATCCGTGTGGTGAACAGGACCAATGAACGTGGGGAGAACGAGACAGTGTACTACGTCATGGCCAACGCACCCTCAGAGGAGCAGGCAGCGGTGCCCGGCGGCCTGGCCGGGGAGCCGGAGGAGAACGTCATGGACCGCCTACAGAagacagctgaggagctggggatACAGATTATGTGA